A single window of Mycobacterium sp. ITM-2016-00318 DNA harbors:
- a CDS encoding zinc ribbon domain-containing protein: MSAPTEESPDTMECRVCQTDVPAGEFCGLCGDHLVERRGNGPSWLRPRAYGAAPGEHLLMPSLASSLFPHLPDRSRTAFRIVLGLVLLGLVTFATLRMPAALITVAALGLPLLFILYMRETDAHRDLPLGSLLLTAALGIALGIGWVLLTGAVVARSYGVPLGVGITGGRILREGLAIPVGGMLLMLVSVLVVRLTGPSTRESLDGFMIGALGALAFTAAATITRLAPQFATGMIARSRPVSSLIVEAGIRGIAVPLTATAVGGLIGAALWFTRPPSKAHQHPGYVRAALAGFAAAVVGVYALLGLVDVTHIPQWLQLVIHLTVALMALLMLRIGLHLALLHEAHDEIYSDEPVLCPHCHHVIPDMAFCPACGVATRAASRTSRRERRAVRPTSRDPDEPTTDATHPGYSVMKGTYDATPVRRTSRARLLRNWGLAILVVAFALVGLSVVIHKPPARYVCPPDCGHPPTGEPVAVNPRFTAPDGTFSVSYPAPSQAYRITISPTGVRADFLGGDGGTMQLMSRPANGRTPEQIVNDLVRETFPDTKTAYEIPNAMVGYVPGYGLVADCWPQGANSNYMRMRVIAMVAVKNDLALIAAAVGPFRQFGPDFGLGKPSGANLQLALDMGKYVNSFSWRGDPPR; the protein is encoded by the coding sequence ATGAGCGCACCGACCGAAGAGTCACCGGACACGATGGAGTGCCGGGTCTGTCAAACCGACGTCCCGGCAGGCGAATTCTGCGGTCTCTGCGGTGACCATCTGGTGGAGCGCCGCGGAAACGGGCCGTCCTGGCTGCGACCGCGCGCCTACGGCGCCGCCCCTGGTGAACACCTGCTGATGCCGTCGTTGGCCAGTTCGCTGTTCCCGCACCTACCGGACCGATCCCGCACGGCGTTCCGGATCGTCCTCGGCCTTGTGCTTCTCGGGTTGGTGACGTTCGCGACGCTACGAATGCCCGCGGCGTTGATCACCGTCGCAGCGTTGGGATTACCGCTGTTGTTCATTCTGTACATGCGCGAAACCGACGCCCACCGCGATCTGCCACTGGGATCTCTGCTCCTCACCGCAGCATTGGGCATCGCGCTCGGGATCGGCTGGGTGCTGTTGACCGGGGCCGTGGTGGCTCGCTCGTACGGTGTCCCCCTCGGCGTGGGAATCACAGGCGGCAGAATCCTCCGCGAAGGGCTCGCCATCCCGGTCGGGGGGATGCTCCTTATGCTCGTTTCGGTGCTGGTCGTGCGCCTGACAGGGCCATCGACTCGGGAATCCTTGGACGGCTTCATGATCGGCGCACTCGGCGCGCTTGCCTTCACAGCCGCCGCCACCATCACCCGGTTGGCGCCGCAGTTCGCCACGGGAATGATCGCCCGCAGCAGGCCCGTCTCGTCGCTCATCGTCGAGGCGGGTATCCGAGGCATCGCGGTTCCCCTGACTGCGACGGCGGTGGGGGGCCTGATCGGTGCGGCGCTGTGGTTCACCAGGCCGCCGTCGAAGGCGCACCAACATCCCGGGTACGTTCGCGCCGCGCTGGCCGGATTCGCCGCGGCCGTCGTCGGGGTGTACGCCCTGCTCGGACTCGTCGACGTCACGCACATACCGCAATGGCTGCAGTTGGTGATCCATCTGACGGTCGCACTCATGGCACTTCTGATGCTGCGCATCGGACTTCATCTCGCACTGCTGCACGAGGCACATGACGAGATCTATTCCGACGAGCCGGTGCTGTGTCCGCACTGTCATCATGTGATCCCCGATATGGCGTTCTGTCCGGCCTGCGGCGTCGCCACAAGAGCCGCATCCCGGACTTCACGAAGGGAGCGCCGCGCGGTGCGGCCGACGAGTCGCGATCCCGACGAGCCGACAACTGACGCCACACATCCCGGCTATTCCGTGATGAAAGGGACATACGACGCCACGCCCGTGCGGCGGACGTCGCGTGCGCGCCTTCTGCGGAACTGGGGCCTCGCCATCCTTGTGGTCGCATTCGCCCTCGTCGGGCTGTCGGTGGTCATTCACAAGCCGCCTGCCCGCTATGTGTGTCCGCCCGACTGCGGGCATCCGCCGACCGGTGAGCCCGTCGCGGTCAATCCGCGCTTCACCGCGCCCGACGGTACGTTCTCCGTCTCCTATCCCGCCCCGAGCCAGGCCTATCGGATCACCATAAGCCCGACCGGGGTGCGCGCCGATTTCCTCGGCGGCGACGGCGGCACCATGCAGTTGATGAGTCGCCCCGCCAACGGTCGAACCCCCGAACAGATCGTCAACGACCTTGTACGCGAAACCTTTCCAGATACCAAGACCGCATACGAGATCCCCAACGCAATGGTGGGCTACGTGCCGGGGTACGGCCTGGTTGCCGACTGCTGGCCGCAGGGCGCCAACAGCAACTACATGCGGATGCGGGTGATTGCCATGGTCGCGGTGAAGAACGACCTTGCGCTGATCGCCGCGGCCGTTGGTCCGTTCCGGCAATTCGGACCTGACTTCGGGTTGGGCAAGCCGTCAGGAGCGAACCTGCAGCTAGCGCTGGATATGGGCAAGTACGTCAACAGCTTCAGTTGGCGGGGCGATCCCCCGCGCTAA
- a CDS encoding protease pro-enzyme activation domain-containing protein has translation MPGWRTSAGHRLLALIAAAGVLVLASDLRITQGHDTPAPIGGPFALLLGASTDLGPSHRDDAQLTVALRDTAPPDRLVGWARTQGLFVRWRPGHDWAVVEGNAQRVGTAFGVEVHDYRGQRGQLFYASPQQPSVPQELRPEVVELGRILSYTPHHTSKPPMLPTDVPDQGLQPSALRNAYNVSKLAAQGFTGKGQTIVIFAFDGYDQADLDGFSSLYGLPKFTPTVVGGQPAAPRGETTMDLEVAHAVAPDARKVVVNARPTVEGDGAFEKIAQMLESADQQFPGAVWSFSIGWGCDKLITAADLAPVRSAIAVAHANGTTSFNASGDLAGLECKGGQDWSSPPSDADIGLDSVASLPEMTNVGGTTLSTDAAGLWQSEQAWFDVPLSLGSGGGASSLFDRPDWQRSVLPDQEPGRRLTPDVSAVADQFTGVKIVFNGKQLVGGGTSQSAPIWAGLAAVMNQWLAANGGRQLGDLNPLLYKVAEGSRLPGFRDVTLGGNAVADATPGYDMVTGLGTPDIDNLVRNIVVLQKLTA, from the coding sequence GTGCCCGGTTGGCGAACAAGCGCCGGGCACCGACTGCTGGCGTTGATCGCAGCGGCGGGGGTGCTGGTGCTTGCGTCGGATCTGCGGATCACGCAGGGGCACGACACACCTGCGCCGATCGGCGGTCCGTTTGCGCTGTTGCTCGGTGCTTCAACGGATCTCGGCCCCTCACACCGCGATGACGCTCAGCTGACCGTTGCCCTGCGCGATACCGCACCACCCGATCGGCTGGTGGGCTGGGCGCGCACCCAAGGTCTGTTCGTGCGATGGCGGCCAGGCCACGACTGGGCCGTCGTCGAAGGAAACGCTCAACGGGTCGGCACAGCCTTCGGTGTCGAGGTACACGACTACCGCGGTCAGCGCGGTCAGCTGTTCTATGCATCTCCGCAGCAGCCGTCGGTGCCCCAGGAACTGCGTCCGGAGGTTGTCGAGCTCGGCAGGATCCTGAGCTACACGCCGCATCACACGTCCAAGCCACCGATGCTGCCGACGGACGTGCCGGACCAGGGATTGCAGCCGAGCGCGCTGCGCAACGCCTACAACGTCAGCAAGCTTGCCGCCCAAGGCTTTACCGGCAAAGGCCAGACCATCGTGATCTTCGCGTTCGACGGTTACGACCAGGCCGACCTTGACGGCTTCTCGTCGCTGTACGGACTGCCGAAGTTCACTCCGACCGTGGTAGGTGGCCAACCGGCCGCACCGCGCGGCGAGACGACGATGGATCTCGAGGTCGCGCACGCCGTCGCACCCGACGCGCGCAAGGTCGTCGTCAACGCCAGGCCGACGGTCGAAGGCGACGGCGCCTTCGAGAAAATCGCACAGATGCTGGAATCGGCCGACCAACAGTTTCCCGGCGCGGTGTGGAGCTTCTCGATCGGCTGGGGCTGCGACAAGCTGATCACCGCCGCCGATCTGGCACCGGTCCGGTCCGCGATCGCGGTCGCACATGCCAACGGCACAACATCTTTCAACGCCAGCGGCGACCTTGCGGGCCTGGAGTGCAAGGGCGGCCAGGACTGGTCGTCACCCCCGAGCGACGCCGATATCGGCTTGGACTCGGTCGCATCCCTGCCCGAGATGACCAACGTCGGCGGAACCACGCTGTCCACCGACGCTGCCGGGCTGTGGCAGTCCGAACAGGCGTGGTTCGACGTGCCGCTGTCGCTGGGCAGCGGCGGCGGGGCGTCCTCGCTGTTCGACCGGCCGGACTGGCAGCGGTCGGTGTTGCCGGACCAGGAACCCGGGCGCAGGCTCACCCCCGACGTCTCCGCGGTGGCCGACCAGTTCACCGGGGTCAAGATCGTGTTCAACGGCAAGCAGTTGGTCGGGGGCGGCACGTCGCAGTCGGCACCGATCTGGGCGGGCCTGGCCGCGGTGATGAACCAGTGGCTCGCCGCGAACGGCGGACGACAGCTCGGCGACCTGAATCCGTTGTTGTACAAGGTCGCCGAAGGCTCCCGGCTACCCGGCTTCCGCGATGTCACCCTCGGCGGGAACGCGGTGGCCGATGCGACGCCGGGCTATGACATGGTGACCGGCCTCGGCACCCCTGACATCGACAACCTCGTCAGGAACATTGTCGTCCTGCAGAAGCTGACGGCATGA
- a CDS encoding DNA polymerase Y family protein, whose protein sequence is MSASRVLAIWCMDWPAVAAAAAAELSPTSPVAVTLANRVIACSASARAVGVRRGLRRREAQARCPQLHVVTADPARDARHFENVTTAVDDLVPRAEVLRPGLLVLPVRGAARYFGSEQAAAERLVDAVASAGAECQVGIADRLATAVFAARAGRIIEPGKDAVFLSALSIRQLATEPGLAARGREDLADLLWRMGIRNIGQFAALSRADVASRFGADAVAAHRFARAEPGRGPSGREPPQELDAVMDCDPPIDRVDAAAFAGRSLAGDLHRSLEAAGVGCTRLAIHAVTANGQELNRVWRCAEPLTEDATADRVRWQLDGWLNRRNPNDRPTAPITVLRLKPVEVVSAEALQLPLWGGVGEEDRLRARRALVRVQGLLGPEAVQVPVLSGGRGPAERITLTPLGDEPVPRADPGQPWPGQLPEPSPTVLLDDPVEVLDGDGNSVRVTSRGLFTAAPARLVAPGREGALSWWAGPWPVDERWWDPDQDRKAGRTARAQVLIDGDPEQALLLCFRQRRWYLEGIYE, encoded by the coding sequence ATGAGCGCATCGCGGGTACTGGCCATCTGGTGCATGGATTGGCCTGCGGTCGCCGCGGCCGCCGCGGCGGAACTGTCCCCGACGTCCCCTGTCGCGGTCACGCTGGCCAATCGGGTCATCGCTTGCTCGGCGTCGGCCCGTGCGGTCGGGGTGCGCCGCGGTCTGCGCCGGCGCGAGGCCCAGGCCAGATGCCCGCAGTTGCATGTCGTGACCGCCGACCCGGCGCGCGATGCCCGTCACTTCGAGAACGTGACGACAGCGGTGGACGATCTGGTTCCGCGCGCCGAGGTGCTGCGACCGGGACTGCTGGTGTTGCCGGTGCGCGGGGCGGCGCGCTACTTCGGCTCCGAGCAGGCCGCCGCCGAGCGGTTGGTCGACGCGGTGGCCTCCGCAGGCGCCGAATGCCAGGTGGGTATCGCCGATCGACTGGCCACCGCGGTGTTCGCCGCACGCGCAGGACGGATCATCGAGCCCGGCAAGGATGCGGTGTTCCTGTCGGCACTGTCCATCAGGCAGCTGGCCACCGAACCGGGCCTGGCTGCACGAGGCCGTGAGGACCTCGCGGATCTGTTGTGGCGCATGGGTATCCGCAACATCGGGCAGTTCGCCGCACTGTCCCGCGCCGATGTGGCGTCCCGGTTCGGAGCGGATGCGGTGGCCGCGCATCGATTCGCCCGTGCCGAGCCGGGCCGAGGGCCGTCGGGTCGCGAACCGCCGCAGGAGCTCGACGCCGTGATGGACTGCGACCCGCCGATCGACCGGGTGGATGCCGCTGCGTTCGCAGGCCGGTCACTGGCGGGAGATCTGCACCGCAGCCTCGAGGCGGCCGGCGTCGGCTGCACACGGCTTGCCATCCACGCGGTGACCGCCAACGGGCAAGAGCTGAACCGGGTTTGGCGTTGCGCGGAGCCGCTGACCGAGGACGCCACCGCGGACAGGGTGCGCTGGCAGCTGGACGGTTGGCTGAACCGGCGCAATCCGAACGACAGGCCAACGGCACCGATCACCGTGCTGCGGCTGAAGCCGGTGGAAGTGGTCTCGGCCGAGGCGTTGCAGCTGCCGCTGTGGGGTGGCGTCGGTGAAGAAGACCGGCTACGCGCCCGTCGTGCGCTGGTTCGGGTTCAGGGTCTGCTCGGACCGGAGGCTGTGCAGGTGCCGGTGCTCAGCGGAGGCCGTGGGCCCGCCGAGCGAATCACGTTGACGCCGTTGGGTGACGAGCCGGTGCCGAGGGCCGATCCCGGTCAGCCGTGGCCGGGCCAACTGCCCGAACCATCGCCGACCGTGCTGCTGGACGACCCGGTCGAGGTGCTCGACGGCGACGGCAATTCAGTGCGGGTAACCAGCAGGGGATTGTTCACCGCTGCTCCGGCGCGGCTTGTCGCACCCGGCAGGGAGGGTGCGTTGTCCTGGTGGGCGGGGCCGTGGCCGGTCGACGAGCGGTGGTGGGACCCCGACCAGGACCGCAAGGCTGGACGCACCGCGCGGGCGCAAGTACTGATCGATGGAGATCCTGAACAGGCACTGCTGCTGTGTTTCCGACAGCGGCGGTGGTACCTGGAGGGTATCTACGAGTGA
- a CDS encoding HNH endonuclease signature motif containing protein, with product MFDNLAPTELVVAIADSQRQESMVMAQRMAAVAELLAQRTAEIHDEDPDPGYMIVTGFQRTTAEVAAAMNLSASAACFVVSHAHTLAERLPKVAAVLAMGDTDWRTVKLIITRTEFVSDSVIGRLDKQLANRIAKWRCWSRKRIINAVDATVRTMDPDAILERLRREDKRHVGVTPQSDGTAKVEGVLAAEAGMAFDKRLAELADGVCRADPRTRDQRRADAMEAMAERRALVCLCGADDCPNRSDEPAPARRIMVNVIAGAETVLGGGDAPGYIEGYGVIDAEQVRSLAEKAHLRTLEEPAVSDAEALRYQPTAAVERWVRMRDLTCRFPGCDRAAVICDVDHTIPFNRADPRNGGPTVPWNLKCLCREHHRDKTFVDGWRDEQLRDGTVIWTSPTGEVYRTAPGGVDLFPDMATSTACQEPKPSRRNRSRDRAARIARIRQRNRIQRPINEAHRRLQQARRREIGYRKHRNHMRKMLFLLKGRSSTSPFCAWINDPFEPEELPPDWQPPPQPPPLRDDPPF from the coding sequence ATGTTCGATAATCTCGCGCCGACCGAGTTGGTGGTGGCGATCGCCGATTCGCAACGCCAGGAATCGATGGTGATGGCGCAGCGGATGGCGGCGGTGGCCGAACTGTTGGCTCAGCGGACCGCCGAGATCCATGACGAGGATCCCGATCCGGGATACATGATTGTGACGGGCTTTCAGCGCACCACCGCCGAGGTTGCCGCGGCGATGAATCTGTCTGCCTCCGCGGCCTGCTTCGTGGTCTCCCACGCCCACACGCTTGCGGAGCGGCTGCCGAAGGTGGCGGCGGTGCTCGCGATGGGTGATACCGACTGGCGCACGGTGAAGCTGATCATCACCCGCACCGAGTTCGTCAGCGACAGCGTGATCGGGCGCCTAGACAAGCAGTTGGCCAACCGGATAGCGAAGTGGCGCTGCTGGTCACGCAAACGGATCATCAACGCCGTCGACGCCACGGTGCGCACGATGGATCCCGACGCGATCCTCGAACGTCTGCGCCGGGAGGACAAGCGCCACGTCGGCGTGACCCCGCAGAGTGACGGCACCGCCAAAGTGGAGGGCGTCCTCGCCGCGGAAGCCGGGATGGCATTCGACAAGCGGCTCGCCGAGCTGGCCGACGGCGTGTGCCGTGCCGACCCACGTACCCGTGATCAGCGGCGCGCCGATGCCATGGAGGCGATGGCTGAACGGCGCGCGCTTGTCTGCCTGTGCGGCGCCGACGACTGCCCCAACCGTTCGGACGAACCTGCGCCCGCAAGGAGGATCATGGTCAACGTCATTGCCGGAGCGGAGACGGTTCTCGGCGGCGGCGACGCGCCCGGCTACATCGAGGGCTACGGCGTGATCGACGCCGAGCAGGTCCGTTCACTCGCCGAGAAGGCGCACCTGCGGACACTCGAGGAACCCGCCGTCAGCGACGCTGAAGCGCTGCGTTACCAGCCCACCGCCGCGGTGGAACGGTGGGTGCGGATGCGCGATCTGACATGCCGCTTTCCCGGGTGCGATCGTGCGGCGGTGATCTGCGATGTGGACCACACCATTCCGTTCAACCGCGCCGACCCGCGAAACGGCGGTCCGACGGTTCCGTGGAACCTCAAGTGCCTCTGCCGTGAACACCATCGGGACAAGACCTTCGTCGACGGCTGGCGCGATGAGCAACTTCGCGACGGCACGGTGATCTGGACGTCGCCAACCGGTGAGGTGTATCGCACCGCGCCCGGCGGCGTGGACCTGTTTCCCGACATGGCGACATCCACCGCCTGTCAGGAGCCGAAGCCAAGTCGCCGCAACCGATCCCGCGATCGAGCAGCCCGGATCGCCCGCATTCGTCAGCGGAATCGCATCCAGCGGCCGATCAACGAGGCTCATCGCCGCCTTCAGCAGGCGCGCCGTCGAGAGATCGGTTACCGCAAGCACCGCAACCACATGCGCAAGATGCTGTTCCTCCTCAAAGGAAGATCAAGCACCAGCCCGTTCTGTGCCTGGATCAACGATCCGTTCGAACCCGAAGAGCTACCACCGGATTGGCAGCCACCGCCCCAACCGCCGCCGCTTCGCGATGACCCACCTTTCTAG
- a CDS encoding nucleoside hydrolase yields MPQPVFADVDTGVDDAMALAYLFGSADAELVGIASTAGNVPVQQVCENNLGLLELCRVDGVPVSKGAEQPLSTPLRTAEDTHGPQGLGYATLPSTQRRLAEYDAAQAWIGAAQAYPGELIAVATGPLTNLALALRQEPALPTLLRRLVIMGGAFEYRGNTTPVAEWNISVDPESAHEVFNVWSAAWGLDRPQHLPIVLGLNLTENIAMTPALLGRLATEAKSSSAPMSVLDERGTRSAAANPLIRVLEDAMRFYFEFHFDQDEGFLAHLHDPLAAAVALDPELVRTRPATVDVELTGTLTRGMTIADWSGRWGREPNALIGVDVDPGAFFERFISRVGQFARTLA; encoded by the coding sequence GTGCCGCAGCCCGTCTTCGCAGACGTCGACACGGGTGTGGACGACGCGATGGCGTTGGCCTATCTGTTCGGAAGTGCCGACGCCGAGCTGGTGGGTATCGCCTCGACCGCGGGAAACGTTCCGGTACAACAGGTCTGCGAGAACAACCTCGGTCTGCTCGAGTTGTGCCGGGTAGACGGTGTCCCGGTGTCAAAGGGAGCCGAGCAGCCCCTGAGCACGCCGCTTCGCACCGCCGAGGACACGCACGGCCCGCAAGGGCTGGGCTATGCCACCCTGCCTTCCACGCAACGCCGGCTCGCGGAGTACGACGCAGCGCAGGCGTGGATCGGGGCCGCGCAGGCCTATCCCGGCGAGCTGATCGCGGTGGCGACCGGCCCGCTGACCAATCTGGCGCTCGCGCTCCGGCAGGAGCCCGCGTTGCCGACACTGCTGCGGCGGCTGGTCATCATGGGCGGCGCGTTCGAATACCGCGGAAATACGACGCCCGTCGCCGAATGGAACATCAGCGTCGATCCCGAGTCCGCGCATGAGGTGTTCAACGTCTGGTCGGCCGCATGGGGACTCGATCGGCCGCAACACCTGCCGATCGTGCTGGGGCTGAACCTCACGGAGAACATCGCGATGACACCGGCACTTCTGGGTCGGTTGGCCACGGAGGCGAAATCCTCATCCGCACCGATGAGTGTGCTCGACGAGCGCGGCACCCGATCGGCCGCGGCGAACCCGTTGATCCGGGTGCTCGAAGATGCGATGCGGTTCTACTTCGAGTTCCACTTCGACCAGGACGAGGGCTTTCTCGCGCATCTGCACGATCCGCTGGCCGCCGCCGTCGCGCTGGACCCGGAATTGGTGCGGACGAGGCCTGCCACCGTCGACGTCGAGTTGACCGGCACGCTGACGCGCGGCATGACCATTGCCGACTGGTCGGGGCGCTGGGGCCGGGAGCCCAACGCGCTCATCGGCGTTGACGTCGACCCCGGCGCCTTCTTCGAGCGATTCATCTCCCGCGTCGGCCAGTTCGCTCGAACTCTGGCTTAG